A window of Lysobacter terrestris contains these coding sequences:
- a CDS encoding dipeptide ABC transporter ATP-binding protein — protein sequence MTVLQLADLQIDAGARRLLGPLALQLQAGECVGLVGESGSGKSLTALALLGLLPAELRAQGRLQHEDRDVALSSRAHAALRGRVLGWVPQDPLASLHPLRTVGAQLVETLRALRRLPREAAWRDAEALLARVQLPEPAAALQRYPHQFSGGQRQRIAIALALAARPQVLIADEPTSALDARIARDILDLLDALRREEGLALLLISHDLPLVGAYAQRLLVLRRGGVVEQGATREVFAAPRHAYTCELLAADRLAPLPDATADAPVLLQGEALRVRYPRAPRDALAGVSIELRRGEGLALVGESGSGKSTLGRALLRLLRGVHGCVRFDGVDLLTLDRARLRALRARIGVVFQDPYASLDPRLRVAEIVAEPLRIHGRGDAAARRAKAAELLQAVGLEASMLDRYPHQFSGGQRQRIAIARALATDPDLLVCDEAVSALDAHHRAAILALLVQLKRERGLALLFVTHDLAAAAAVAERIAVLEAGQVVETGATAQVLRAPQHAHTRALLAARPAA from the coding sequence ATGACCGTGCTGCAACTGGCCGACCTGCAGATCGACGCCGGCGCGCGCCGCCTGCTCGGCCCGCTCGCGCTGCAGCTGCAGGCCGGCGAATGCGTCGGCCTGGTCGGCGAGAGCGGCAGCGGCAAGAGCCTCACCGCGCTCGCGCTGCTCGGATTGTTGCCCGCGGAATTGCGCGCGCAGGGCCGCTTGCAGCACGAAGATCGCGACGTGGCGTTGTCCTCGCGCGCGCACGCCGCCCTGCGCGGGCGCGTGCTGGGCTGGGTGCCGCAGGATCCGCTCGCCAGCCTGCATCCGCTGCGCACGGTCGGCGCGCAGCTGGTCGAGACCTTGCGCGCGTTGCGACGCCTGCCGCGCGAGGCCGCGTGGCGCGACGCCGAGGCCCTGCTCGCGCGCGTGCAGTTGCCCGAACCCGCTGCGGCGTTGCAGCGGTACCCACACCAGTTCAGTGGTGGCCAGCGCCAGCGCATCGCGATCGCACTCGCGTTGGCCGCGCGTCCGCAGGTGCTGATCGCCGACGAACCCACCTCCGCGCTGGACGCACGCATCGCCCGCGACATCCTCGACCTGCTCGACGCACTGCGGCGCGAGGAAGGGCTGGCGCTGCTGCTGATCAGCCACGACCTGCCGCTGGTGGGCGCGTACGCGCAACGCCTGCTGGTGCTGCGCCGGGGCGGGGTGGTGGAGCAGGGCGCCACGCGCGAGGTGTTCGCCGCGCCGCGCCACGCCTACACGTGCGAACTGCTGGCCGCCGACCGCCTGGCGCCGTTGCCGGACGCGACTGCCGATGCACCGGTATTGCTGCAGGGCGAGGCCCTGCGCGTGCGCTACCCGCGCGCGCCGCGCGATGCGCTCGCCGGCGTGTCGATCGAACTGCGCCGCGGCGAGGGCCTGGCCCTGGTCGGCGAAAGCGGCAGCGGCAAGAGCACGCTCGGCCGCGCCCTGCTGCGCCTGTTGCGCGGCGTGCACGGATGCGTGCGCTTCGACGGCGTCGATCTCCTTACGCTCGACCGCGCGCGTCTGCGCGCGTTGCGGGCGCGCATCGGCGTGGTGTTCCAGGACCCCTACGCGTCGTTGGACCCGCGCCTGCGCGTGGCCGAGATCGTCGCCGAGCCGCTGCGCATCCACGGCCGCGGCGATGCCGCGGCGCGGCGCGCGAAGGCGGCGGAGCTGCTGCAGGCGGTCGGGCTGGAGGCGTCGATGCTCGATCGCTATCCGCACCAGTTCAGCGGCGGCCAGCGCCAGCGCATCGCGATCGCGCGTGCGCTGGCCACCGACCCGGACCTGCTGGTCTGCGACGAGGCGGTGTCGGCGCTGGATGCGCACCATCGCGCGGCGATCCTGGCCCTGCTCGTGCAACTCAAGCGCGAACGCGGGCTGGCGCTGCTGTTCGTGACCCACGACCTCGCCGCGGCCGCGGCGGTGGCCGAGCGCATCGCCGTGCTGGAAGCGGGGCAGGTGGTGGAAACCGGCGCCACCGCGCAGGTGCTGCGCGCGCCGCAGCACGCGCATACGCGGGCGTTGCTGGCGGCGCGACCGGCGGCGTGA
- a CDS encoding chorismate transformation enzyme, FkbO/Hyg5 family encodes MTDPHAPGSGAPASTPDAAPDAVDSLLSPALHVDYSDAAAAALLASEQTLAVFAFGADAPALDDPRYLRVALQPHGPRLLEHWRARGPVRRGRTDGVAWAEDGTVQFGAIELDEGDAGIEAAATAAYARLSAFLRDRGYPQLLRVWNYLDGITHGDGDAERYRIFCVGRARGLGEFDPHALPAATAIGHDSGTAGGGRRLQVYWLAARQPGTPLENPRQVSAYRYPRRYGPQPPSFARAMLPPGTAMPLLLSGTAAIVGHESQHAGDVTAQLDETLANLDSLIATARERRPDLPAQMGAGTRLKAYVRDRDELDAVAAHLRLRLDPAVRFVVLHAAICRRELHVEIDGVHGAP; translated from the coding sequence ATGACCGATCCGCACGCTCCCGGCTCCGGCGCCCCGGCGTCCACGCCGGACGCCGCACCCGACGCGGTGGACTCCCTCCTCTCGCCCGCCCTGCACGTCGACTACAGCGACGCCGCGGCGGCCGCCCTGCTCGCCTCGGAGCAGACCCTGGCCGTGTTCGCGTTCGGCGCCGACGCGCCCGCGCTCGACGATCCGCGCTACCTGCGCGTGGCACTGCAGCCGCACGGCCCGCGCCTGCTCGAACACTGGCGCGCCCGCGGCCCGGTGCGGCGCGGCCGCACGGACGGCGTGGCCTGGGCGGAAGACGGCACGGTGCAGTTCGGCGCGATCGAACTCGACGAGGGCGACGCCGGCATCGAAGCCGCCGCCACCGCGGCCTACGCGCGGCTGAGCGCCTTCCTCCGCGACCGCGGCTACCCGCAGCTGCTGCGCGTGTGGAACTACCTCGACGGCATCACCCACGGCGACGGCGACGCCGAGCGCTACCGGATCTTCTGTGTGGGCCGTGCGCGCGGCCTGGGCGAATTCGACCCGCATGCACTGCCGGCGGCGACCGCGATTGGCCACGACAGCGGCACGGCCGGCGGCGGGCGCCGCCTGCAGGTGTACTGGCTGGCGGCGCGCCAGCCGGGCACGCCGCTGGAGAACCCGCGCCAGGTCAGCGCCTACCGCTACCCGCGCCGCTACGGCCCGCAGCCGCCGAGCTTCGCCCGCGCGATGCTGCCGCCGGGCACCGCGATGCCGCTGCTGCTGTCCGGCACCGCCGCGATCGTCGGGCACGAATCGCAGCACGCCGGCGACGTCACCGCACAGCTGGACGAGACGCTGGCGAACCTGGACAGCCTGATCGCCACCGCGCGCGAACGCCGCCCCGACCTGCCTGCACAGATGGGCGCCGGCACGCGGTTGAAGGCGTACGTGCGCGACCGCGACGAACTCGACGCAGTCGCGGCGCACCTGCGCCTGCGCCTGGACCCGGCGGTGCGCTTCGTCGTGCTGCACGCAGCGATCTGCCGCCGCGAACTGCACGTGGAGATCGACGGCGTGCACGGCGCGCCCTGA
- a CDS encoding phosphopantetheine-binding protein → MSEANATAQTAAEAELAKLLVDSLNLEGVAPADIDPDARLFGEGLGLDSIDALELALAVSKQYGFQLRSDNDENRRIFASLRALSAHIEQNRAA, encoded by the coding sequence ATGTCCGAAGCCAACGCCACCGCCCAGACCGCCGCCGAAGCCGAACTGGCCAAGCTGCTGGTGGACAGCCTGAACCTGGAAGGCGTCGCGCCGGCCGATATCGATCCCGATGCGCGCCTGTTCGGCGAGGGCCTGGGCCTGGATTCCATCGACGCGCTCGAACTGGCGCTGGCGGTGTCGAAGCAGTACGGCTTCCAGCTGCGTTCGGACAACGACGAGAACCGGCGCATCTTCGCCTCGCTGCGCGCGCTGTCGGCGCACATCGAGCAGAACCGCGCGGCCTGA
- a CDS encoding COG4648 family protein, giving the protein MSGAFALRFAFALAYPPLAYWATRAGSGGAAVIALLDLALVFLVGPLLRPRAWAWGVAAGLALALFALRHGEVPQVLLLAPPVVFLALLAWLFGRTLRRPRQPLIARIVAALHECPAEQLPPELARYARRLTAAWTLLLAVLAVVNGVLACAEVPGGVLARLGHAPTWGIAREHGSLIANLLNYGVVGGFFVGEYALRRRWFRELPYRHFLDFLQRMGRLGPAFWSGLFR; this is encoded by the coding sequence ATGAGCGGCGCCTTCGCGCTGCGGTTCGCGTTCGCGCTCGCCTATCCGCCGCTCGCCTACTGGGCCACGCGCGCCGGCAGCGGCGGAGCCGCGGTCATCGCCCTGCTGGACCTGGCCCTGGTGTTCCTGGTCGGGCCGCTGCTGCGGCCGCGCGCCTGGGCCTGGGGCGTGGCCGCGGGGCTGGCGCTCGCGCTGTTCGCGCTGCGCCATGGCGAGGTGCCGCAGGTGCTGCTGCTGGCGCCGCCGGTGGTGTTCCTCGCGCTGCTGGCGTGGCTGTTCGGGCGCACGCTGCGGCGGCCGCGGCAACCGCTGATCGCGCGCATCGTCGCCGCGTTGCACGAATGCCCGGCCGAGCAGTTGCCGCCGGAGCTGGCGCGTTACGCGCGGCGCCTGACCGCGGCCTGGACGCTGCTGCTGGCAGTGCTCGCGGTGGTCAACGGCGTGCTCGCCTGCGCCGAGGTGCCCGGCGGCGTGCTCGCGCGGCTGGGGCATGCGCCGACATGGGGCATCGCGCGCGAACACGGTTCGCTGATCGCCAACCTGCTCAACTACGGCGTGGTCGGCGGCTTCTTCGTCGGCGAATACGCGCTGCGCCGGCGCTGGTTCCGCGAGCTGCCGTACCGGCATTTCCTCGACTTCCTGCAGCGCATGGGCCGGCTCGGGCCGGCGTTCTGGAGCGGGCTGTTCCGCTGA
- a CDS encoding beta-hydroxyacyl-ACP dehydratase — translation MEFVIAPDHPSLPGHFPGRPLVPGVVLLDRVLAAIETAHGPVGPLRLPQVKFLQPLLPGERARIELDGAAPRWRFRVVRDGALLASGEVVAGA, via the coding sequence ATGGAATTCGTCATCGCGCCCGACCATCCGAGCCTGCCCGGGCATTTCCCCGGGCGCCCGCTGGTGCCCGGCGTGGTGCTGCTCGACCGCGTGCTTGCCGCGATCGAAACCGCGCACGGGCCGGTCGGGCCGCTGCGCCTGCCGCAGGTGAAATTCCTGCAGCCGCTGCTGCCGGGCGAGCGCGCGCGCATCGAACTGGACGGCGCCGCGCCGCGCTGGCGCTTCCGCGTCGTGCGCGACGGCGCGTTGCTGGCCAGCGGCGAGGTCGTGGCCGGGGCATGA
- a CDS encoding LpxL/LpxP family acyltransferase encodes MSGDHWKRRPEGGGLFALWLIRTVARRGGRTLARSLLWPITAYFLLMRGPERRASRAYLRRVLPVRPSLLHVARHIHTFASTILDRVFLLSGQLERFDFAVEGLPALEAQLERGQGAMILGSHLGSFDALRVLATRRPDLRVRVLLDKAHNPAMQQLLDALNPRLAADIIDAGQPGTAIVLAIREALEEGALVALLADRALPGDASARVAFLGEEARFPLAPWQIAGVLQVPVTLAFGLYRGGNRYEVVFEPVSDGLSLPRHERRQALGALVQTYAARLQHHARRAPYNWFNFYDFWQPDDASAARDESPEPGRDAARTRDGSADAARRAP; translated from the coding sequence ATGAGCGGGGACCACTGGAAGCGCCGCCCCGAGGGCGGCGGCCTGTTCGCGCTCTGGCTGATCCGCACCGTTGCCCGGCGCGGCGGGCGCACGCTCGCGCGCAGCCTGCTGTGGCCGATCACCGCCTACTTCCTGCTGATGCGCGGACCGGAGCGCCGCGCCTCGCGCGCTTACCTGCGTCGGGTGCTGCCGGTGCGGCCAAGCCTGCTGCACGTCGCGCGCCACATCCACACCTTCGCCTCGACGATTCTTGATCGCGTGTTCCTGCTCAGCGGCCAGCTCGAGCGCTTCGATTTCGCGGTCGAAGGCCTGCCGGCGCTGGAGGCGCAGCTGGAGCGCGGCCAGGGCGCGATGATTCTCGGCTCGCACCTGGGCAGCTTCGACGCGCTGCGCGTGCTCGCCACCCGCCGCCCCGACCTGCGCGTGCGCGTGTTGCTGGACAAGGCGCACAACCCGGCGATGCAGCAGCTGCTGGATGCGCTCAACCCGCGCCTCGCCGCGGACATCATCGACGCCGGCCAGCCCGGCACCGCGATCGTGCTGGCGATCCGCGAAGCGCTGGAAGAGGGCGCGCTGGTCGCCCTGCTCGCCGACCGCGCACTGCCCGGCGATGCGTCGGCGCGGGTGGCGTTCCTCGGCGAGGAGGCGCGCTTCCCGCTCGCGCCGTGGCAGATCGCGGGCGTGCTGCAGGTGCCGGTGACCCTGGCCTTCGGCCTGTACCGTGGCGGCAACCGCTACGAGGTGGTGTTCGAGCCGGTCAGCGACGGCTTGTCCCTGCCGCGCCATGAACGCCGGCAGGCGCTGGGCGCGCTCGTGCAGACTTACGCGGCGCGCCTGCAGCATCATGCGCGGCGCGCGCCGTACAACTGGTTCAACTTCTACGATTTCTGGCAACCCGATGACGCCTCCGCTGCCCGCGATGAAAGCCCTGAGCCTGGCCGCGACGCTGCTCGCACTCGCGACGGCAGTGCCGACGCTGCGCGCCGCGCCCCCTGA
- a CDS encoding LolA-related protein, translated as MKALSLAATLLALATAVPTLRAAPPERVDSDWILAKVVQPVPARTAFVELRGSRLLKRPLRLQGEYRRPDADTLVREVTTPYAETTTIRAGEAQIERQGKPPRRFSLARAPELAGLQASFGALLGGDRRLLEQHYRLDTQGTRQRWTLTLTPKEAVLQQALQSITLYGRGAELRCIETQPARGDAQRTLLAGAARAAGNVTAPGALATLCYGGAKAQ; from the coding sequence ATGAAAGCCCTGAGCCTGGCCGCGACGCTGCTCGCACTCGCGACGGCAGTGCCGACGCTGCGCGCCGCGCCCCCTGAGCGCGTCGACAGCGACTGGATCCTGGCCAAGGTGGTGCAGCCGGTGCCGGCGCGCACCGCCTTCGTGGAACTGCGCGGCTCGCGCCTGCTGAAGCGACCGCTGCGCCTGCAGGGCGAGTACCGCCGTCCCGACGCCGACACCCTGGTGCGCGAGGTCACCACGCCCTACGCCGAGACCACCACCATCCGCGCCGGCGAGGCGCAGATCGAACGCCAGGGCAAGCCGCCGCGGCGCTTCTCGCTGGCGCGCGCGCCGGAACTGGCCGGGCTGCAGGCCAGCTTCGGCGCCCTGCTCGGCGGCGACCGGCGCCTGCTCGAACAGCACTACCGCCTCGACACCCAGGGCACCCGCCAGCGCTGGACGCTGACGCTGACGCCGAAGGAAGCGGTGCTGCAGCAGGCGCTGCAGTCGATCACCCTGTACGGCCGCGGCGCCGAACTGCGCTGCATCGAAACCCAGCCCGCCCGCGGCGACGCGCAACGCACCCTGCTCGCCGGCGCCGCGCGCGCGGCCGGCAATGTCACCGCCCCCGGCGCGCTGGCGACGCTGTGCTACGGCGGCGCGAAGGCGCAATGA
- a CDS encoding MMPL family transporter, which yields MSAHKRLAFALLWLALLALAGWLLGSRLELSGDLRKFMPSAQTPAQKLLIDELGEGPGSRLLLVAISHGDAGDGDAQTLAAQSNALRTALAGQTLFKLVANGGDSDLAAIPERLRPYRYLLSPTVDTQAFDRAYFAGELAQRVQDLGSPAATLVEPLLPRDPTLETLKLADAWQPAAAPQRLHGVWFDRAGREALLAVETRAAGFDPQGQQLAVDAIRAAFAQASGDSGTRLTLSGPGAFSVEIGGRTAREAGWIGTLDSLIFVALLWLAYRSWKAPLLGGLPLASGGLAGLAAVTLLFDGVHGITIAFGFTLIGVAQDYPIHLFSHQRAGLAPWANARALWPTLGTGVASTCIAYFTFLVSGVDGLEQLAVFTVAGLGVAALATRFVLPGLIDPEPRDVAASAWLARAWSRLARWPRLNRTACVALAAVAFAIAWWAPGAFWQNDLARLTPAPAAMLERDAQLRRELGAPDVRYVIAVTSADAEGALQALEQLHPALDALRVDGRIGGYDSAARYLPSRALQRARQAKLPERKALQRAFAGAVATSAFAPDAFAGFVDDVQAARAAIPLTPRDLEDTPLAATVAGLLLERGDHATALVSLSGLRDPAAVARVASAHGAQLLDLKQASESLVAGYRQRVLWALALASLLLVVTVWVALRQPRRVLRVLAPMALTTLLLLATLRGFGVELNLFHLVALILAAGLGLDYALFFDHAGDDRAEQLRTLHALIVCSLTTLLVFSLLALSSIPVLRAIGTTVALGVFCNFVLALLVTRQFARDEPSTVDAATTLESP from the coding sequence ATGAGCGCACACAAACGCCTCGCCTTCGCCCTGCTCTGGCTGGCCCTGCTCGCCCTCGCCGGCTGGCTGCTCGGCAGCCGCCTCGAACTCAGCGGCGACCTGCGCAAGTTCATGCCCTCCGCGCAGACGCCGGCGCAGAAGCTGCTGATCGACGAACTCGGCGAAGGCCCCGGTTCGCGTCTGCTGCTGGTCGCGATCTCCCATGGCGATGCGGGCGACGGCGACGCGCAAACCCTCGCCGCGCAATCCAACGCGCTGCGCACCGCGCTGGCCGGACAAACGTTGTTCAAGCTGGTGGCCAACGGCGGCGACAGCGACCTGGCGGCGATTCCCGAGCGCCTGCGCCCGTACCGCTACCTGCTGTCGCCGACCGTCGACACCCAGGCGTTCGACCGCGCCTACTTCGCCGGCGAACTCGCGCAGCGCGTGCAGGACCTCGGTTCGCCCGCCGCCACCCTGGTTGAGCCGCTGCTGCCGCGCGACCCGACCCTGGAAACGCTCAAGCTCGCCGACGCCTGGCAACCGGCCGCGGCGCCGCAGCGCCTGCACGGCGTGTGGTTCGATCGCGCCGGCCGCGAGGCGCTGCTGGCGGTGGAGACGCGCGCGGCGGGCTTCGATCCGCAGGGCCAGCAACTCGCGGTCGATGCGATCCGCGCCGCCTTCGCGCAGGCGAGCGGCGACAGTGGCACGCGACTCACGCTCAGCGGCCCGGGCGCGTTCTCGGTGGAGATCGGCGGGCGCACCGCGCGTGAGGCCGGCTGGATCGGCACGCTCGACAGCCTGATCTTCGTCGCGCTGCTGTGGCTCGCCTACCGCAGCTGGAAGGCGCCCTTGCTCGGCGGCCTGCCGCTCGCCAGCGGTGGCCTGGCCGGACTCGCGGCGGTGACGCTGCTGTTCGACGGCGTGCATGGCATCACCATCGCCTTCGGTTTCACCCTGATCGGCGTCGCCCAGGACTACCCGATCCATCTGTTCTCGCACCAGCGCGCCGGGCTGGCGCCGTGGGCGAACGCGCGCGCGCTGTGGCCGACGCTGGGCACCGGCGTGGCCTCGACCTGCATCGCGTACTTCACCTTCCTCGTCTCCGGTGTCGACGGGCTGGAACAGCTGGCGGTGTTCACCGTTGCCGGCCTCGGCGTGGCCGCGTTGGCCACGCGTTTCGTGCTGCCGGGGTTGATCGATCCGGAGCCGCGCGACGTCGCCGCATCCGCGTGGCTGGCGCGCGCGTGGTCGCGGCTGGCGCGCTGGCCGCGCTTGAATCGCACCGCCTGCGTGGCGTTGGCCGCGGTGGCGTTCGCGATCGCGTGGTGGGCGCCGGGTGCGTTCTGGCAGAACGACCTGGCCCGGCTCACGCCCGCGCCCGCGGCCATGCTCGAACGCGACGCGCAGCTGCGGCGCGAACTGGGCGCGCCCGACGTGCGCTACGTGATCGCGGTGACGAGCGCCGACGCCGAGGGCGCGCTGCAGGCGCTGGAGCAGCTGCATCCCGCGCTCGATGCATTGCGTGTCGACGGCCGCATCGGCGGCTACGATTCCGCCGCCCGCTACCTGCCCAGCCGCGCGCTGCAACGCGCGCGGCAGGCGAAGTTGCCCGAGCGCAAGGCGCTGCAGCGCGCGTTCGCCGGCGCGGTGGCGACGAGCGCGTTCGCGCCGGATGCGTTCGCCGGCTTCGTCGACGATGTCCAGGCCGCGCGCGCGGCCATCCCGCTCACGCCGCGCGACCTCGAAGACACGCCGCTGGCGGCCACCGTGGCCGGCCTGCTGCTGGAACGCGGCGACCACGCCACCGCGCTGGTGTCGTTGAGCGGGCTGCGCGATCCCGCCGCCGTCGCCCGCGTCGCAAGCGCCCACGGCGCGCAGCTGCTCGACCTCAAGCAGGCCTCGGAATCGCTGGTCGCCGGCTACCGCCAGCGCGTGCTGTGGGCGCTGGCGCTGGCATCGCTGCTGCTGGTGGTCACCGTGTGGGTGGCGTTGCGCCAGCCGCGTCGCGTGCTGCGCGTGCTCGCGCCGATGGCGCTGACCACGCTGCTGCTGCTGGCGACGCTGCGCGGCTTCGGCGTCGAACTCAACCTGTTCCACCTCGTCGCGCTGATACTCGCCGCCGGGCTCGGGCTGGACTACGCGCTGTTCTTCGACCACGCCGGCGACGACCGCGCCGAACAGCTGCGCACCCTGCATGCGCTCATCGTCTGCAGCCTGACCACGCTGCTGGTGTTCTCGCTGCTGGCGCTGTCGTCGATTCCGGTGCTGCGCGCGATCGGCACCACCGTGGCGCTGGGGGTGTTCTGCAACTTCGTCCTCGCCCTGCTGGTGACGCGGCAGTTCGCCCGCGACGAGCCGTCCACGGTGGACGCCGCCACGACGTTGGAGTCGCCATGA
- a CDS encoding phosphotransferase yields the protein MIGREQILALIPHQGAMCLWDEVVDWDAAGIHLRARNHRDRAHPLRSDGQLRGVHLCEYGAQAMAVHGGLRAQAQGGTARAGVLVALRGVDVHVARIDDLPGDLECTAQPLAEAADSQQYAFRITHAGTVIAEGRAAVVLQGDTP from the coding sequence ATGATCGGCCGCGAGCAGATCCTGGCGCTGATCCCGCACCAGGGCGCGATGTGCCTGTGGGACGAAGTAGTGGACTGGGACGCTGCAGGCATCCACCTGCGCGCGCGCAACCATCGCGATCGCGCGCATCCGCTGCGCAGCGACGGCCAGCTGCGCGGCGTGCACCTGTGCGAATACGGCGCGCAGGCGATGGCGGTGCACGGCGGCCTGCGCGCGCAGGCGCAAGGCGGCACCGCGCGCGCCGGCGTGCTGGTCGCGTTGCGCGGTGTCGACGTGCACGTGGCGCGCATCGACGACCTGCCCGGCGACCTCGAATGCACGGCGCAGCCGCTCGCCGAAGCCGCCGACAGCCAGCAGTACGCATTCCGCATCACCCACGCCGGCACGGTCATCGCCGAAGGCCGTGCTGCGGTGGTGCTGCAGGGAGACACACCATGA
- the fabG gene encoding 3-oxoacyl-ACP reductase FabG produces MNAATVNGSRKRALVTGGSGDLGAAICTQLAAAGLHVIVHANTNVTRADAVVAAIQAAGGTAEAVAFDVADAAASRTAMAALLDAGPIQVLVNNAGIHDDAPLAGMNDAQWKRVIDVSLHGFFHVTQPLLLPMARTRWGRIVSVSSVAAVLGNRGQANYAAAKAALHGATKSLAREMASRGITANVVAPGVIAGRMTDGLFTADALKQMVPAARAGQPAEVAALVAFLCSDAAGYINGQVIGIDGGMS; encoded by the coding sequence ATGAACGCAGCGACCGTGAACGGCTCGCGCAAGCGCGCCCTGGTCACCGGCGGCAGCGGCGACCTGGGGGCGGCCATCTGCACGCAACTGGCCGCCGCCGGGCTGCACGTGATCGTGCACGCCAACACCAACGTCACGCGCGCCGACGCGGTGGTCGCGGCGATCCAGGCCGCGGGCGGTACGGCCGAAGCGGTCGCCTTCGACGTCGCCGACGCCGCGGCCAGCCGCACCGCAATGGCTGCGCTGCTCGACGCCGGCCCGATCCAGGTCCTCGTCAACAACGCCGGCATCCACGACGACGCGCCGCTGGCCGGGATGAACGACGCGCAATGGAAGCGCGTGATCGACGTGTCCCTGCACGGTTTCTTCCACGTCACCCAGCCGTTGCTGCTGCCGATGGCGCGTACGCGCTGGGGCCGCATCGTCAGCGTGTCGAGCGTGGCCGCGGTGCTGGGCAACCGCGGCCAGGCCAACTACGCCGCGGCCAAGGCCGCGCTGCACGGCGCGACCAAGTCGCTGGCGCGGGAAATGGCCTCGCGCGGCATCACCGCGAATGTGGTCGCGCCCGGGGTGATCGCCGGGCGCATGACCGATGGCCTGTTCACCGCGGACGCACTGAAGCAGATGGTGCCCGCGGCGCGCGCGGGCCAGCCCGCCGAAGTGGCCGCGCTGGTCGCCTTCCTGTGCTCGGACGCGGCCGGTTACATCAACGGCCAGGTGATCGGCATCGACGGCGGCATGAGCTGA
- a CDS encoding glycosyltransferase family 2 protein — translation MIDRNNAYIVIPALNEALRIRGVVEAALRECANVIVIDDGSDDGTAERIADLPVIVVRHAQRMGKGAGLRDGFAEALHRGARGVITMDGDGQHDAADIPRLIAAANAYPQHIVIGARLRKRASQPSYRRLANEFGDWGISWGCGFLVADTQSGQRFYPANVAALRDVPGEDFVFEAQILITAARRLGVRCVSVPIESRYQGAAPEGPQFRKSHFRPLRDLWRITSHVVKQVWGYGNVLREYRNTRAHPPVIHDPGGEFASAPLPHAPRGA, via the coding sequence GTGATCGACCGCAACAACGCCTACATCGTGATTCCCGCCCTGAACGAAGCGCTGCGCATCCGCGGCGTGGTCGAGGCGGCGCTGCGCGAATGCGCCAACGTCATCGTCATCGACGACGGCTCCGACGACGGCACCGCAGAGCGCATCGCCGACCTGCCGGTCATCGTGGTCCGCCACGCGCAGCGCATGGGCAAGGGCGCGGGCCTGCGCGACGGCTTCGCCGAGGCGCTGCATCGCGGCGCGCGCGGCGTCATCACCATGGACGGCGACGGCCAGCACGACGCCGCGGACATTCCGCGTCTGATCGCGGCGGCGAACGCCTACCCGCAGCACATCGTCATCGGCGCGCGCCTGCGCAAGCGCGCCTCGCAGCCGAGCTACCGCCGCCTGGCCAACGAATTCGGCGACTGGGGCATCTCCTGGGGCTGCGGCTTCCTCGTCGCCGACACCCAGAGCGGGCAGCGGTTCTATCCCGCCAACGTCGCCGCGTTGCGCGACGTGCCGGGCGAGGACTTCGTGTTCGAAGCGCAGATCCTGATCACCGCGGCGCGGCGCCTGGGCGTGCGCTGCGTGTCGGTGCCGATCGAATCGCGCTACCAGGGCGCCGCGCCGGAAGGCCCGCAGTTCCGCAAGAGCCACTTTCGCCCGCTGCGCGATCTGTGGCGCATCACCTCGCACGTGGTGAAGCAGGTGTGGGGCTACGGCAACGTGCTGCGCGAGTACCGCAACACCCGTGCGCACCCACCGGTGATCCACGATCCGGGTGGCGAATTCGCCAGCGCGCCGCTGCCGCACGCGCCGCGCGGCGCGTGA